In Tautonia marina, the following are encoded in one genomic region:
- a CDS encoding alpha/beta fold hydrolase, whose protein sequence is MPRVVLNETDLHYEDEGSGLALLFVPGLGGTHRMFAPQAVAFRESYRVIRPDLRGNGRSGRLDGPIGTVIDRQCDDLASVLDAVGERSVVMVGVSYGGAVALQFALRHPERLAGLVVVDSFGELRASRPMEGLLLLGSYLTLGMYYLPRPVLKGLAGLFFRRWPTAQAAIPELVDGFRPTEAVLQSIAMCRIDAVRQAGQITCPTLGIVGGATRTAIRLMERAIGPIPGARLEVIPESFDPSNLCQPEAFNRLLSVFLAEIDQT, encoded by the coding sequence ATGCCCCGCGTGGTGCTCAACGAAACGGACCTGCATTACGAGGACGAAGGGAGCGGACTCGCGTTGCTGTTCGTCCCCGGCCTGGGAGGGACGCACCGGATGTTCGCGCCGCAGGCGGTGGCGTTTCGGGAGTCCTACCGGGTGATTCGGCCCGATCTGCGAGGCAATGGCAGGTCGGGGAGGCTCGACGGACCGATCGGGACGGTGATCGACCGCCAATGCGACGACCTGGCGAGCGTGCTGGATGCGGTCGGCGAGCGGTCGGTGGTGATGGTCGGCGTCTCGTATGGCGGGGCGGTCGCCTTGCAGTTCGCGCTGAGACACCCGGAGCGGCTCGCGGGGCTGGTGGTGGTCGATTCGTTCGGCGAGTTGCGGGCGAGCCGGCCGATGGAGGGGCTCTTGCTGCTCGGATCGTACCTGACGCTGGGGATGTACTACCTGCCCCGGCCGGTCCTGAAGGGACTGGCCGGCCTGTTCTTCCGGCGCTGGCCGACAGCGCAGGCGGCAATCCCCGAGCTGGTCGATGGCTTCCGGCCGACCGAGGCGGTCTTGCAAAGCATCGCCATGTGCCGGATCGACGCGGTTCGCCAGGCCGGGCAAATCACCTGCCCAACGCTCGGGATCGTCGGCGGGGCGACCCGCACGGCGATCCGACTGATGGAACGTGCGATCGGGCCGATTCCCGGTGCGCGGCTTGAGGTGATCCCCGAGTCGTTCGACCCGAGCAACCTCTGTCAGCCGGAGGCGTTCAACCGCCTGCTCAGCGTCTTCCTGGCGGAGATCGACCAGACCTAA
- a CDS encoding ABC transporter ATP-binding protein produces the protein MTQQDAAIRIDRLVKQFRGVTAVYDLSLDVPEGAVFGLLGENGAGKTTTIQVLLGLLAPDAGQTRVLGLDPSREGLAVRRRVGYVPEVPALYDWMTPAEIGWFAAGFHTEGPGGSVGYESRFNDLIRGFALPPTRKIKTLSKGMRAKVSLSLALAGDPGLLILDEPTSGLDVMVRREFLEQMVDLAGSGRTVLLSSHQLAEVERVASHVALIHGGKLLLAEPLDQLRSRTFLLALTFGDRSHPDAPPDHLPIELIDAADAPRQAHWLVRARDRAACEALRALPGVESVEIEVPTLEDIYLGYMRSRRPTPTGSPSEVHVA, from the coding sequence ATGACGCAACAGGATGCGGCCATCCGAATCGATCGCCTCGTGAAGCAATTCCGAGGAGTGACGGCGGTTTATGACCTCTCGCTCGACGTGCCCGAGGGGGCGGTCTTCGGCCTGCTGGGCGAGAACGGCGCGGGCAAGACGACGACCATTCAGGTTCTGCTCGGCCTGCTCGCCCCCGACGCCGGCCAGACCCGCGTGCTGGGGCTCGACCCGAGCCGAGAGGGCCTGGCCGTGCGGCGCCGCGTTGGCTACGTGCCCGAGGTCCCGGCCCTTTACGACTGGATGACCCCGGCCGAGATCGGCTGGTTTGCCGCCGGGTTCCACACCGAAGGCCCCGGTGGGTCGGTCGGGTATGAGTCGCGGTTCAACGACCTGATCCGGGGATTCGCCCTGCCCCCAACTCGCAAGATCAAGACCTTGTCCAAGGGAATGCGGGCCAAGGTCAGCCTCTCGCTCGCCCTGGCGGGCGATCCGGGGTTGTTGATCCTTGACGAACCGACCTCGGGCCTGGATGTGATGGTCCGCCGCGAGTTTTTGGAGCAGATGGTGGACCTGGCCGGGTCGGGCCGCACGGTCTTGCTCTCCAGCCATCAGCTTGCCGAGGTGGAGCGGGTGGCGAGCCACGTGGCCCTGATCCACGGCGGGAAGCTGCTGCTGGCCGAGCCGCTCGATCAGCTTCGGTCGCGGACCTTCTTGCTGGCGCTGACCTTTGGCGATCGTTCCCATCCGGACGCCCCTCCCGATCATCTGCCCATCGAACTGATCGACGCGGCCGACGCTCCTCGCCAGGCTCACTGGCTGGTCCGGGCTCGTGATCGGGCCGCCTGCGAAGCGCTGCGGGCCTTGCCGGGGGTCGAGTCGGTTGAAATCGAAGTTCCCACGCTCGAAGACATTTATCTTGGTTACATGCGATCGCGTCGGCCGACGCCTACCGGTTCTCCGTCCGAGGTTCATGTGGCCTGA
- a CDS encoding DUF1549 domain-containing protein: MTDRPIPPTHQWLQVALAILVLMLASSSVIADEQEAPLRLTIEPASLHLDGARSEAQLIVTGHFADGSVRDLTAEAALETSGDSVVSVERAGLLRPRSNGRSEVVARVGEVEASAIVTVDRAEVADPRRFEHEVLPALTKAGCNAGACHGTPTGKDGFRLSLRGYDPVLDYASLAREVGNRRVNPFDPEQSLVLLKGSGAVPHEGGVRFTPDDPTYQIVRDWIAEGLRPEPEGLPKPVALEVSPGDRVLDLPSTSQQLSARVVFDDGSSRDVTRLARYESSDETIATIEPGGLVRKVGTGETTILVNFETQVATVRLIFREPLDGFAWSDPPANNFIDEHLAAKWELLRLTPSELSDDTTFLRRVSLGVTGLPPTPEQIRAFVSDSSPEKRERVVDNLLNSTEYVDFWTMKWADRLGCNQRYTGHKGAFSYYRWIRDQVAENTPFDEFVRSIVTAKGPNYSNPPASFYRRIRNPEERVETVSQLFLGLRLQCAKCHNHVADRWTQDDYYGMAAFFSEVNYKNGPQFFAQYNKEETVYLRPGREVRQPRTGQVMAPKPLGAEPSDIPEGGDRREALADWITSPDNPFFARAAVNRIWHHLMGKGIVDPVDDLRASNPPISEELLDALADDFVAHGFDVKRTIRLICTSRAYQLSAEPNTFNAGDDRYFSRSLVELLPAEVLLDAISQATGVDEQLFHLPPGTRAVEVPDGEFNHPFLRTFGQPLRSEACECEREEDSTLEQALQLVGGRTVHRKVSAEENRIGRLMASGADDASVIEELFLATLCRFPTESETALALDRLDAVTDDADRRRVAEDLLWSLLNHPEFLFRH; encoded by the coding sequence ATGACCGACCGGCCGATCCCGCCCACTCATCAATGGCTGCAGGTTGCGCTCGCCATTCTGGTGCTGATGCTCGCCTCATCTTCCGTCATCGCCGATGAGCAAGAGGCACCGCTTCGCCTGACGATCGAACCGGCCTCCCTTCACCTGGACGGAGCCCGGAGCGAGGCACAACTGATTGTCACCGGCCACTTTGCCGACGGTTCAGTGCGCGACCTGACCGCCGAAGCCGCGCTCGAAACAAGCGGGGATTCGGTGGTCAGCGTCGAGCGGGCCGGCCTCCTGCGGCCTCGGAGCAATGGCCGGTCGGAGGTCGTGGCCCGGGTCGGAGAGGTCGAAGCCTCGGCGATTGTGACGGTCGATCGGGCGGAGGTGGCCGACCCTCGGCGGTTCGAGCATGAGGTCTTGCCCGCCCTGACGAAGGCCGGGTGCAACGCGGGGGCCTGCCACGGCACCCCGACCGGCAAGGACGGCTTCCGCCTGAGCCTTCGCGGGTACGATCCGGTGCTCGATTACGCGAGCCTCGCCCGAGAGGTCGGCAACCGTCGGGTCAACCCGTTCGATCCGGAGCAAAGCCTGGTCTTGCTGAAAGGGTCGGGAGCCGTGCCGCATGAAGGAGGCGTCCGGTTCACGCCGGATGACCCGACCTATCAGATCGTCCGCGACTGGATCGCCGAGGGGCTTCGTCCCGAACCCGAGGGCTTGCCCAAACCGGTCGCCCTGGAAGTCTCGCCCGGCGACCGCGTGCTCGATCTGCCGAGCACGTCGCAACAACTGTCGGCCCGGGTGGTCTTCGACGACGGATCGAGCCGCGATGTGACCCGACTGGCCCGGTACGAGTCGTCGGATGAAACCATCGCCACGATCGAACCGGGTGGCCTCGTCCGCAAGGTCGGCACGGGGGAAACGACCATTCTGGTCAACTTCGAAACTCAGGTCGCCACCGTCCGCCTCATCTTCCGAGAGCCGCTCGACGGGTTCGCCTGGTCCGATCCTCCTGCAAACAACTTCATCGACGAGCACCTCGCCGCGAAGTGGGAACTGCTGAGGCTGACGCCCTCGGAGCTTTCTGACGATACGACCTTCCTGAGGCGCGTGTCGCTCGGCGTGACCGGCCTCCCGCCGACCCCGGAGCAGATCCGGGCCTTTGTGAGCGATTCATCACCCGAGAAGCGGGAGCGGGTGGTCGACAACCTGCTCAACAGTACCGAGTATGTCGACTTCTGGACGATGAAGTGGGCCGACCGGCTCGGGTGCAATCAGCGCTACACGGGGCACAAGGGGGCGTTCAGCTATTACCGCTGGATCCGGGACCAGGTCGCCGAGAACACGCCCTTTGATGAATTCGTCCGTTCCATTGTGACCGCAAAGGGGCCGAACTACTCGAACCCGCCCGCCAGTTTCTACCGGCGCATCCGGAACCCGGAGGAGCGGGTCGAGACGGTCAGCCAGCTCTTTCTCGGCCTCCGGCTCCAGTGCGCCAAGTGCCACAACCACGTGGCCGACCGCTGGACCCAGGACGACTACTACGGCATGGCCGCCTTCTTCAGCGAGGTGAACTACAAGAACGGCCCGCAGTTCTTCGCCCAGTATAACAAGGAAGAAACCGTCTACCTCCGCCCCGGCCGCGAGGTCCGCCAGCCCCGTACCGGCCAGGTGATGGCCCCGAAGCCGCTAGGGGCTGAACCGTCCGACATCCCCGAGGGAGGTGACCGCCGCGAGGCCCTGGCCGACTGGATCACCTCACCCGACAACCCCTTCTTCGCCAGGGCGGCCGTCAACCGCATCTGGCATCACCTGATGGGCAAGGGGATTGTCGATCCGGTCGATGACCTCCGCGCCTCGAACCCTCCCATCTCCGAGGAATTGCTCGATGCCCTGGCCGACGACTTCGTGGCCCACGGCTTCGACGTAAAGCGGACGATCCGCCTCATCTGCACGAGCCGCGCCTACCAGCTCTCGGCCGAGCCGAACACCTTCAACGCCGGGGACGACCGCTATTTCTCCCGGTCGCTCGTGGAGCTGCTCCCGGCTGAGGTCCTGCTCGACGCCATCTCCCAGGCCACCGGCGTGGATGAACAGCTGTTCCACCTTCCCCCCGGGACGCGGGCGGTCGAGGTTCCCGACGGCGAGTTCAATCACCCGTTCCTGCGGACGTTCGGCCAGCCCTTGCGGTCGGAAGCGTGCGAATGTGAACGCGAGGAAGATTCCACGCTTGAACAGGCGTTGCAACTCGTCGGCGGTCGTACGGTCCACCGCAAGGTCAGCGCCGAGGAGAACCGGATCGGCCGCCTGATGGCCTCGGGGGCCGACGATGCAAGCGTGATCGAGGAACTCTTCCTCGCCACCCTCTGCCGCTTCCCGACCGAGAGCGAGACGGCCCTGGCCCTCGATCGGCTCGACGCCGTCACCGACGACGCCGACCGCCGCCGGGTGGCCGAGGACCTGCTCTGGTCGTTGCTCAACCACCCGGAATTTTTGTTCCGGCATTGA
- a CDS encoding ABC transporter permease subunit yields the protein MLARLWWKDARQFGPAWVAIAVMALVGFLLAGRYLPNEDGIDTSIWGFAILFSGLYALAIATAAIAGERENGTLRLLDTLPAPRARLWDAKASFAVVSSLALTLVLLLVAATQVSAGAFDRLGGMGATLGALALVLALILEAIGWGLFWSALVPNVLAAAAVAACCLLLLLPALAPVIGESTPTILMPASTPIRLWIAIATAGLSRVIFLASGPPHRSWGGVRTEPPRMEHSVASPSDPMSIRASSGSSWTRTLASLAWQASREARSAWQYLALLGLGVPVLGWLAADVIYGLDPFGLALFLCPVVALLAGVGVFHAEQRGRSFLLLTHHGVRPAIVWPIKLAVWGVGLMMIWVLLSLFLLAVGPRPTLELVDATVVYLGLTLASFSVGLLCGMAIRRGITAALIGVVLLVALIVPVGIMIDIRLLDPRWTIVLPLALLAVSWAWTGPWMLDRPGASRWLRLGGLVLLFVGTLLPLYVGLRAWSMPDPGPLPADLRSQLTVSQADKGDDAGPLYRKAEIAFRAVQLDRVMAEGMGRPMILSSEDLDRLPDAQTWIAAHAEAIEFARRASNRPFVRFGWLDGRTAFGGSDSEFDPVIPAQLLQVVADRRRQIGDMDGAWEDLLTLFRMSRQSFEPRTARNASLLLHIEEQTLRRAMNWAMSERQTPELLRNALQSFQALDPPPDPLLVIATEQVVAEQTLDLPRETLRDGLARSNTPSRSQGSVTPEIAAWTGAISTPWEIERARRVLRTVLGDWRIGLDRGPFRSVIYEPYRVQREAQLLEASPLAEQLLPPMLAPMIRANDQNEVDRRALVQIFALRAWQLEHDGQWPDRLQDLVPSELDRLPDDPYKPGQSFGYVGSSTDALHVIGSLNWLLGAPRGPSPSGMPVIVLYSIGPDAVDQRGAFVLPRNQIGQGDIIYPLPDDQPRPAKPGDPVLESPAPD from the coding sequence ATGCTTGCTCGGCTCTGGTGGAAAGACGCCCGGCAGTTCGGCCCGGCCTGGGTGGCGATCGCGGTGATGGCGCTGGTCGGCTTTCTGCTGGCCGGTCGCTACTTGCCCAATGAGGACGGGATCGATACGAGCATCTGGGGTTTCGCGATCCTGTTCTCCGGCCTGTATGCCCTGGCCATTGCGACGGCCGCGATCGCCGGCGAGCGCGAGAACGGGACCTTGCGCCTACTGGATACGCTTCCGGCGCCGAGGGCGCGCCTCTGGGATGCCAAGGCGTCGTTTGCGGTCGTCTCGTCGCTGGCGTTGACGCTTGTCTTGCTGCTGGTCGCGGCCACGCAGGTGAGTGCCGGGGCATTCGATCGACTCGGAGGGATGGGAGCGACGCTCGGAGCCCTGGCCCTGGTGCTTGCTCTGATTCTGGAGGCGATCGGTTGGGGATTGTTCTGGTCGGCCCTCGTGCCGAACGTGCTGGCGGCGGCGGCGGTAGCGGCATGTTGCTTGCTCCTGCTCTTGCCCGCGCTGGCGCCGGTGATTGGCGAATCGACTCCGACGATCTTGATGCCAGCCTCGACGCCGATCCGACTGTGGATCGCGATTGCCACTGCCGGACTCTCCCGAGTGATCTTCCTCGCCTCCGGGCCGCCGCATCGCTCCTGGGGTGGTGTTCGAACGGAACCACCGCGCATGGAACACTCCGTCGCGTCGCCGAGCGATCCCATGTCCATTCGTGCTTCCTCCGGGTCGTCCTGGACCCGGACCCTGGCCAGCCTTGCCTGGCAGGCATCGCGGGAGGCGCGATCGGCATGGCAGTACCTGGCGCTGCTGGGCCTGGGGGTCCCGGTGCTGGGGTGGCTCGCGGCCGATGTGATCTACGGCCTGGATCCGTTCGGCCTGGCGCTCTTCCTCTGCCCCGTGGTGGCGTTGCTGGCGGGCGTGGGGGTGTTCCACGCCGAGCAGCGTGGCCGGTCGTTCCTGCTCCTGACCCATCACGGGGTCCGCCCGGCCATCGTCTGGCCGATCAAGTTGGCGGTCTGGGGGGTGGGACTCATGATGATCTGGGTTCTCCTAAGCTTGTTTCTCCTCGCCGTCGGACCGAGGCCGACTCTCGAATTGGTCGATGCAACGGTGGTCTACCTGGGCCTGACCCTGGCGAGCTTCTCGGTGGGATTGCTCTGCGGCATGGCGATTCGGCGGGGGATCACGGCGGCCCTGATCGGCGTGGTGCTGCTGGTGGCCTTGATCGTGCCGGTCGGGATCATGATCGACATCCGGTTGCTCGATCCCCGGTGGACGATCGTCTTGCCCCTGGCCTTGCTCGCGGTATCGTGGGCCTGGACGGGCCCCTGGATGCTCGACCGGCCGGGGGCGTCGCGGTGGCTTCGCCTGGGGGGACTGGTGCTTCTGTTCGTGGGGACGTTGCTCCCCCTGTACGTCGGCCTGCGCGCCTGGTCGATGCCCGACCCCGGCCCCTTACCCGCGGATCTTCGTTCTCAACTCACCGTGTCCCAGGCAGACAAGGGGGATGACGCCGGCCCACTCTACCGCAAGGCCGAGATCGCGTTCAGGGCGGTCCAGTTGGATCGCGTGATGGCCGAGGGGATGGGCCGGCCGATGATTCTCAGCAGCGAGGATCTCGATCGCCTACCCGATGCACAGACCTGGATCGCTGCTCATGCCGAAGCCATTGAATTTGCCCGACGCGCCAGTAATCGCCCGTTCGTCCGGTTCGGTTGGCTGGACGGGCGCACTGCCTTCGGGGGGAGCGACTCGGAATTCGATCCGGTGATACCGGCCCAACTCCTCCAAGTGGTGGCTGATCGACGCCGGCAGATCGGCGACATGGACGGCGCGTGGGAGGATTTGCTCACCCTCTTTCGCATGTCTCGCCAGTCGTTCGAACCCCGGACGGCAAGGAATGCGTCCCTCCTCCTACACATCGAGGAACAAACTCTGCGCCGGGCGATGAACTGGGCGATGAGCGAGCGACAGACGCCCGAGCTGCTTCGCAACGCGCTCCAATCGTTTCAAGCGCTCGATCCTCCGCCCGATCCCCTGCTCGTGATCGCGACCGAGCAGGTGGTCGCCGAGCAGACGCTCGACCTCCCGCGCGAGACCTTGCGGGATGGCCTGGCACGGAGCAACACGCCTTCACGATCTCAGGGGAGCGTCACCCCTGAAATCGCCGCCTGGACGGGGGCCATCAGCACCCCCTGGGAGATCGAGCGGGCGCGGCGGGTGCTGCGGACGGTGCTTGGCGACTGGCGCATCGGGTTGGATCGGGGGCCGTTCCGCTCGGTGATTTACGAGCCATACCGTGTGCAACGCGAGGCGCAACTGCTGGAGGCGTCTCCCCTGGCCGAGCAACTCCTCCCCCCGATGCTCGCCCCGATGATCCGGGCGAATGACCAGAACGAGGTCGATCGGCGCGCCCTGGTCCAGATCTTCGCCCTGCGGGCCTGGCAGCTTGAGCACGACGGCCAGTGGCCCGACCGGCTCCAGGACCTCGTGCCGTCGGAACTCGACCGCCTGCCCGACGACCCGTACAAGCCCGGCCAGTCGTTCGGCTACGTCGGGTCATCGACCGATGCGTTGCACGTCATCGGCTCGCTGAACTGGTTGCTGGGGGCCCCGCGCGGACCCTCGCCGAGCGGGATGCCGGTCATCGTGCTCTACAGCATCGGGCCCGATGCGGTGGATCAGCGCGGGGCCTTCGTCCTGCCGCGCAATCAAATCGGGCAGGGGGACATCATCTACCCCCTGCCCGATGATCAACCACGCCCCGCGAAACCGGGCGATCCGGTCCTGGAGTCGCCCGCGCCGGATTGA
- a CDS encoding GntR family transcriptional regulator yields MLLLGLIPGDDRAIYAQIADRVRFAVASGALRPGELVPSVRELAKQLVVNPNTVARAYRELQAEGLLDAVRGTGLSVTAEAPERCQASRRAYVRDRLRAAIDEARRSGLEPSEIERILHDQWRESGIAAKHEGAQS; encoded by the coding sequence ATGCTCTTACTCGGCCTGATCCCGGGGGATGATCGGGCAATTTACGCTCAGATTGCCGATCGGGTGCGGTTCGCGGTGGCGTCTGGGGCTTTGCGGCCGGGTGAGCTGGTCCCTTCCGTCCGCGAACTGGCGAAGCAGTTGGTGGTCAATCCGAACACGGTGGCGCGGGCCTATCGGGAGCTTCAGGCCGAAGGGCTGCTCGATGCGGTTCGAGGCACCGGCCTGAGCGTGACCGCCGAGGCTCCCGAGCGTTGCCAGGCGTCCCGCCGGGCCTACGTCCGCGATCGCCTCCGAGCGGCGATCGACGAGGCGAGGCGGAGCGGGCTGGAACCATCGGAAATTGAACGGATCTTGCACGACCAGTGGCGTGAGTCCGGCATCGCGGCCAAACACGAGGGGGCACAGTCATGA
- a CDS encoding M81 family metallopeptidase: protein MRIAIAGLMHESNTFSPDRTGLEQFREGSLADGPDLIPVWREAHHEVGGFLEGAERFGFEAVPTTMAWATPGGPVDDAVLNEVTARIADALARLPVDGLLVALHGAMVTPRHLDADGEVLRRLRAALGPDRPLVCSLDFHANVSPLMAEHADALVGYQTYPHVDQRERGLLAAELIARTVRGEIRPVTAIAQPPMIVNLLGQDTSAEPMRLLMNEARSLERHPGLLSVSLMGGFPYADVPEMGSSVIAVADGDRSLAQAAADELAARLWSIRHDLDARRPDAAEAVRLAIASDRTPVVLVDLGDNIGGGTPGDGTVILSELIRQQARGAVVVIHDPDAVSEAARLGPGAPFERPVGGRSHPDYGGPVPVRGVVRSLHDGTWIEDAPRHGGRRHNDQGPTAVIDLPGPITLVLNTLRTPPFSLGQLTSLGLDPSSSSILVAKAAVAYKAAYAPIAGRILEVDTPGLTAIDPGRFAYRNIRRPLFPIDQ from the coding sequence ATGCGCATCGCCATCGCCGGCCTGATGCACGAGTCGAACACCTTCAGCCCCGACCGGACCGGCCTTGAGCAGTTCCGCGAAGGCAGCCTCGCCGACGGCCCCGACCTGATCCCCGTCTGGCGAGAGGCCCACCACGAGGTCGGCGGCTTCCTCGAAGGGGCCGAGCGCTTCGGCTTCGAGGCCGTGCCGACGACGATGGCCTGGGCCACCCCCGGCGGGCCGGTCGATGACGCCGTGCTCAACGAAGTGACCGCCCGGATCGCCGACGCCCTCGCCCGCCTCCCCGTCGATGGCCTCCTGGTGGCGCTCCACGGCGCGATGGTCACGCCCCGCCACCTCGACGCCGACGGCGAGGTCCTCCGCCGCCTCCGCGCCGCCCTCGGCCCCGACCGCCCCCTCGTCTGCTCGCTCGACTTCCACGCCAACGTCTCCCCGCTCATGGCGGAACACGCCGATGCTCTGGTCGGTTATCAGACCTATCCCCACGTCGATCAGCGCGAGCGCGGGCTCCTCGCCGCCGAGTTGATCGCCCGCACCGTCCGCGGCGAAATCCGGCCCGTCACCGCGATCGCCCAGCCGCCGATGATCGTCAACCTGCTCGGCCAGGACACAAGCGCCGAGCCGATGCGCTTGCTCATGAACGAGGCCCGATCCCTCGAACGCCACCCCGGCCTCCTCTCGGTCAGCCTGATGGGCGGCTTCCCCTATGCCGACGTGCCCGAGATGGGCTCGTCCGTCATCGCCGTGGCCGATGGCGACCGCTCCCTCGCGCAAGCCGCCGCCGATGAACTCGCCGCTCGCCTCTGGTCGATCCGCCACGACCTCGACGCCCGCCGCCCCGACGCCGCCGAGGCCGTCCGCCTGGCGATCGCCTCCGACCGCACGCCCGTCGTCCTTGTCGACCTCGGCGACAACATCGGCGGCGGCACCCCCGGCGACGGCACCGTGATCCTCTCCGAACTCATCCGCCAGCAGGCCCGCGGCGCCGTCGTCGTCATCCACGACCCCGACGCCGTCTCCGAGGCCGCTCGCCTCGGCCCCGGCGCGCCCTTCGAGCGCCCCGTCGGCGGCCGGAGCCACCCCGACTACGGCGGCCCGGTCCCCGTCCGTGGCGTCGTCCGATCGCTCCACGACGGCACCTGGATCGAGGACGCCCCCCGCCACGGCGGCCGTCGCCACAACGACCAGGGGCCCACCGCCGTCATCGACCTCCCCGGCCCCATCACCCTCGTCCTCAACACCCTCCGCACCCCCCCCTTCAGCCTCGGCCAGCTCACCAGCCTCGGCCTCGACCCCTCCTCCTCCTCCATCCTCGTCGCCAAGGCCGCCGTCGCCTACAAGGCCGCCTACGCCCCCATCGCCGGCCGCATCCTCGAAGTCGACACCCCCGGCCTCACCGCCATCGACCCGGGGAGATTTGCGTATCGGAACATTCGAAGGCCGTTGTTCCCGATCGATCAGTGA
- a CDS encoding DUF1501 domain-containing protein: MRHEPIGCREFFETRTSRRQILQIGALGWLGLGLADVLKAEGSGLGLPVKAKSVIFLHQFGGASHHDTFDMKPDAPAEIRGEFNPIASNLPGVQVCELLPKMATVMDKVCLVRSVNHRTGAHNSATYYSLTGHKPLIDIVTANATATDFPAYGSIVDKLAPSPPTIPTAVSLPTMIADGPFRTPGEFAGFLGKQHDPLFILKDPNKPEFSVEELSLPLEVPTDRAGDRRAMLSELTQFARLGDQLAAVKGMNAYQQRAFDLLTSPETQRAFDIHSEPDSVRERYGRTTYGQSVLMARRLVEAGVRFVTVYYSPNIGGWDTHKDNFNTLRNSRLPITDQTLPTLLEDLDERGLLDDTMVVWTGEFGRTPRINKDAGRDHWPQCYTILMAGGGLKRGYVHGASDASGAYPKSDPCTPDDISATMFHCLGIDPSTELRDQLNRPIPVSYGSPIAPILA; the protein is encoded by the coding sequence ATGCGCCACGAGCCAATCGGTTGCCGGGAGTTTTTCGAGACACGCACGTCGCGCCGCCAGATCCTTCAGATTGGGGCTCTGGGATGGCTTGGGCTGGGCCTGGCCGATGTGCTAAAGGCCGAGGGCTCGGGCCTGGGATTGCCGGTCAAGGCGAAGTCGGTCATCTTCCTGCACCAGTTCGGCGGCGCGAGTCATCACGACACGTTCGACATGAAGCCCGACGCCCCGGCCGAGATTCGAGGGGAGTTCAACCCGATCGCCTCAAACCTCCCTGGCGTCCAGGTTTGCGAATTGCTGCCGAAGATGGCGACCGTGATGGACAAGGTCTGTCTCGTCCGATCGGTCAATCACCGGACCGGGGCGCACAACTCGGCCACCTATTACTCCCTGACTGGTCACAAGCCGCTCATTGATATTGTGACGGCCAACGCCACGGCGACCGACTTCCCGGCCTATGGGTCGATCGTCGACAAGCTCGCCCCCAGCCCGCCGACGATCCCCACCGCCGTCTCCTTGCCTACGATGATCGCCGACGGCCCGTTCCGCACCCCTGGCGAGTTCGCCGGCTTTCTTGGCAAGCAGCACGACCCGCTGTTCATTCTGAAAGATCCGAACAAGCCGGAGTTCTCGGTCGAGGAACTGAGCCTGCCGCTCGAAGTCCCCACCGACCGCGCCGGCGACCGGCGGGCGATGCTCTCGGAGCTGACCCAGTTCGCCCGGCTCGGCGACCAACTGGCCGCCGTGAAGGGGATGAACGCCTACCAGCAGCGGGCCTTCGACCTGCTCACCTCTCCCGAAACCCAGCGGGCGTTCGATATTCACTCCGAGCCGGATTCTGTCCGGGAACGCTACGGCCGCACCACCTACGGCCAGAGCGTGTTGATGGCCCGCCGCCTGGTCGAGGCCGGCGTGCGATTCGTCACTGTCTACTACTCCCCCAACATCGGCGGTTGGGACACGCACAAGGACAACTTCAACACGCTCCGCAATTCGCGCCTGCCGATCACCGATCAGACCCTGCCCACCCTGCTCGAAGACCTCGACGAGCGCGGTCTGCTCGATGACACGATGGTCGTCTGGACCGGCGAGTTCGGCCGGACCCCCCGCATCAACAAGGACGCCGGCCGCGACCACTGGCCGCAGTGCTACACGATCCTCATGGCCGGCGGCGGGCTGAAGCGCGGCTATGTCCACGGCGCGTCGGATGCCTCGGGGGCCTATCCCAAGTCCGACCCCTGCACGCCCGACGACATCTCCGCCACCATGTTCCACTGCCTCGGCATCGACCCCTCGACCGAGCTGCGCGACCAGCTCAACCGGCCGATCCCTGTGTCCTACGGCTCGCCGATTGCCCCGATCCTCGCGTGA